One window of the Candidatus Baltobacteraceae bacterium genome contains the following:
- a CDS encoding VOC family protein, whose amino-acid sequence MNEVEVEHVNYQMPPQVGFTVAHFLTVSNVERSVRFYETVFGGKVTRRSLLGDNDPAYVQIANTWLIFNPGGGPTPDKPTVTLTTPRDPDEVSSFMNLRVADIQACYELWRSRGATFLTEPIEKYGETRCYIRDPDGYIIEVGQSKPGFFDQN is encoded by the coding sequence ATGAACGAAGTAGAAGTTGAACACGTCAACTATCAGATGCCGCCGCAGGTGGGGTTTACCGTCGCGCATTTTCTCACGGTAAGCAACGTCGAGCGATCGGTGCGCTTTTACGAAACGGTCTTCGGCGGAAAAGTTACGCGCCGAAGCCTGCTCGGAGACAATGACCCGGCGTACGTTCAAATCGCGAACACCTGGCTCATCTTCAACCCTGGAGGCGGTCCGACGCCCGACAAACCGACCGTGACGCTCACGACACCACGCGATCCCGATGAAGTGAGTAGCTTCATGAACCTTCGCGTGGCCGATATTCAAGCATGCTACGAGCTCTGGCGAAGCAGAGGCGCGACGTTTCTCACCGAGCCGATCGAGAAGTATGGCGAGACCCGTTGCTACATTCGCGACCCCGACGGTTACATTATAGAAGTGGGGCAAAGCAAGCCCGGATTCTTCGATCAGAACTAG
- a CDS encoding VOC family protein — translation MDEVQVEQQSYQMPPQEGFTIAHFLTVADLKRSAEFYKNVFGGEIVSMGDGDAPPYIKIANTWLIINVGGGPTPDKPTVTLTTPPNPNEFSSFMNIRVADIQACYQLWKSRGATFLTEPLDKYGETRCYIRDPDGYIIEVGQSKSGFTYG, via the coding sequence ATGGACGAAGTACAAGTCGAGCAGCAGAGCTATCAGATGCCACCGCAGGAGGGATTTACGATCGCCCACTTTCTCACGGTGGCCGACCTTAAACGATCCGCCGAATTCTACAAAAACGTCTTCGGTGGCGAGATCGTGAGCATGGGCGACGGTGACGCACCGCCCTACATCAAGATCGCAAACACGTGGCTCATCATCAACGTCGGGGGTGGTCCGACACCGGACAAACCGACCGTGACGCTCACCACGCCTCCCAACCCCAACGAGTTCAGCAGCTTCATGAATATTCGTGTGGCCGACATTCAGGCGTGCTACCAGTTATGGAAGAGTAGAGGAGCGACGTTCCTTACCGAACCCCTAGACAAGTACGGCGAAACGCGCTGCTACATCCGCGATCCCGACGGCTACATCATCGAGGTCGGGCAGAGCAAATCCGGGTTCACGTACGGGTAG
- a CDS encoding autotransporter outer membrane beta-barrel domain-containing protein, with amino-acid sequence MGVSTRVVLAVVLALALLDAQASAQQVIANGTTVTVNGGSVNTNASGSSGFALWALNNGVITTTGPVSISTTGSGANGVVAQSGGTITLFKGTTIYPNAAGTSALFATGAGSIITANGITTATSGSGSNAIVAADGGTVNLLGGSTVFINGSNSYGVYATGGGSITVNGASITTSGSGSTAIAADSGGTISVLNGTAITVNQNNAYGLFATGTGTQITSQGTTIRINGSGGGGAASEYGATLSLSGGSITSGNSNAPGLLTLGSGASLSANGVTITTTGTNSQGAVIEGATSMNLAGSTVLTQGSGSAAIFAQAFGGAGTGTITISSSTLTSNQSYGIYVTGTGLDATLTNSSLSGANLLGVVNTGTLNLVADQSSHLTGAALTEIGSTSNMWLLNGSLWTMKGASNLTNLTLDNGTLQFGANNVSLLVGNPITLNPQGGTIDSNGHNGTIQSPFTGGGSLIKIGSGTVTLTGANSDYTGATFIQAGTLQAGATNVLSPNSEMNIGANGTLNLGGFSQSVAALNNAGLFDFGTATPAGTILTVNGNYNGYGGTIHFNTILGDDNSTSDEMIVKGDTTGNTNVLVTNAGGAGAATFGDGILLIEVGGLSDGIFTLQGRVAAGAYEYNLFQGGIGADADDGDWYLRTQMNAPPTAPPTTAPPTAAPPTPVPPTEPPFPTPTVPPSSAPTDPPETTPPPVPTTAPSGTPPAPPSASPDPSISPLPTAAPTSTPEPTPVPTKVPEEVQTPLPDYRVEVPTDMAAQALASTYGLTMLGTYHDRAGGYTQSGRGWARIFGINGSTDYSGSGMGGRLASFQQFGPSYTYYGTGIEVGEDLYRRTSDDGAAEAGGLYVGLGNAGAQVQTVYSTSTAGTTTLNGYTLGLYLTHQTVKGAYLDGVGQFTWYQNIQARSILGQDLHSEGGAYAFSLEGGATPVSLGHGYLLEPQAQFIYQYVSLLSGADEFGLISFAPSSALYGRLGLRLARTWSASARPVSAWARVNVWDSFNAVANTTFADLDGANAVTLPTALGGSWVQGGVGISAQISPSTSIFLTGNYQHGLGQATSHGVSGYLGARLKW; translated from the coding sequence ATGGGTGTCAGCACGAGGGTGGTGCTGGCGGTCGTACTTGCACTTGCATTGCTCGACGCGCAAGCGAGCGCGCAGCAGGTTATTGCAAACGGCACGACCGTAACGGTCAACGGCGGCTCCGTCAACACGAATGCGAGCGGCTCATCCGGCTTCGCGCTGTGGGCGCTCAACAACGGCGTTATCACGACGACCGGGCCGGTGAGCATAAGCACGACCGGCAGCGGCGCGAACGGTGTCGTCGCCCAGTCCGGCGGAACGATCACGTTGTTCAAGGGCACGACGATCTATCCGAACGCGGCGGGCACGTCGGCGCTTTTCGCAACCGGCGCCGGTTCCATCATTACCGCCAACGGTATCACGACCGCGACGAGCGGGAGCGGATCCAATGCGATCGTCGCCGCGGACGGCGGCACCGTCAATCTCCTGGGTGGTTCAACCGTCTTCATCAACGGAAGCAACAGCTACGGTGTGTACGCAACCGGCGGCGGCTCCATTACCGTCAACGGCGCGTCGATCACGACGAGCGGCAGCGGTTCGACCGCGATCGCTGCCGATAGCGGCGGCACGATCAGCGTGCTCAACGGCACGGCGATCACCGTGAATCAAAATAATGCCTACGGCCTTTTTGCGACCGGCACCGGAACGCAAATTACCTCGCAAGGCACGACGATTCGCATCAACGGGAGCGGCGGGGGCGGTGCGGCTTCCGAATACGGGGCGACGCTCTCGCTGAGCGGCGGCTCGATCACCTCGGGTAATTCGAACGCACCCGGACTGCTTACACTCGGATCAGGCGCGTCACTGAGTGCGAACGGCGTCACGATTACGACGACGGGCACGAATTCGCAAGGCGCTGTGATCGAAGGCGCGACCAGCATGAATCTCGCCGGCAGCACGGTCCTCACGCAAGGCTCCGGTTCGGCCGCGATCTTTGCGCAGGCTTTCGGCGGCGCGGGCACCGGGACGATCACCATCTCAAGCAGTACGCTCACCTCGAATCAAAGCTACGGGATCTATGTCACCGGTACCGGGCTGGATGCAACGCTGACGAATTCATCGTTGAGCGGTGCCAATCTGCTGGGCGTCGTCAATACGGGGACGCTCAATCTCGTCGCCGATCAGTCATCGCACCTTACGGGAGCCGCGCTCACAGAAATCGGCAGCACGTCGAACATGTGGCTGCTCAACGGCTCACTCTGGACGATGAAGGGGGCTTCGAATCTCACCAATCTCACCCTCGATAACGGTACGCTGCAGTTCGGAGCGAATAACGTCAGCCTGCTCGTTGGCAATCCGATCACGCTCAATCCCCAAGGCGGAACGATCGACAGCAACGGCCATAACGGCACCATTCAGTCGCCGTTCACGGGGGGCGGGTCGCTGATAAAAATCGGCAGCGGCACCGTCACGCTGACCGGCGCGAACAGCGACTACACCGGCGCGACGTTCATCCAGGCCGGCACGCTTCAAGCCGGCGCGACCAACGTGCTCAGTCCGAACTCCGAGATGAACATCGGCGCGAACGGCACGCTCAATCTCGGCGGCTTCAGTCAATCCGTTGCTGCTCTCAATAATGCGGGCCTCTTCGATTTCGGCACGGCAACACCGGCCGGCACGATCCTCACGGTGAACGGTAACTACAACGGCTACGGCGGCACGATTCACTTCAACACCATTCTCGGTGACGACAACTCGACCAGCGACGAGATGATCGTCAAAGGCGACACTACCGGAAATACCAACGTACTCGTGACCAATGCCGGCGGCGCCGGGGCAGCCACGTTCGGCGACGGCATCTTGCTGATTGAAGTCGGAGGTCTTTCCGATGGAATCTTCACGTTGCAGGGCCGCGTCGCCGCCGGAGCCTACGAATACAATCTCTTCCAGGGCGGGATCGGTGCCGATGCAGACGACGGCGATTGGTACTTGCGCACGCAAATGAACGCACCGCCGACCGCGCCGCCAACGACCGCTCCGCCGACGGCCGCTCCGCCAACGCCGGTACCGCCCACCGAACCACCGTTCCCAACGCCGACGGTTCCGCCGTCATCAGCGCCGACGGATCCGCCGGAAACGACCCCGCCGCCGGTGCCGACGACTGCCCCCAGCGGCACACCGCCGGCACCGCCGAGCGCGTCGCCCGATCCGTCGATTTCGCCGCTGCCCACTGCCGCGCCGACGTCGACGCCCGAACCCACGCCGGTGCCGACAAAAGTACCGGAAGAGGTGCAAACCCCGCTTCCCGACTATCGCGTCGAAGTGCCGACCGACATGGCCGCGCAGGCGCTTGCGAGCACGTACGGTTTAACCATGCTCGGAACGTATCACGACCGCGCCGGAGGCTACACGCAGTCAGGACGCGGATGGGCGCGTATCTTCGGTATAAACGGATCAACCGACTACAGCGGCAGCGGTATGGGTGGACGGCTCGCAAGTTTCCAGCAATTCGGCCCGTCGTATACGTACTACGGAACCGGCATCGAAGTCGGTGAGGATTTGTATCGACGCACAAGCGACGACGGCGCCGCGGAAGCCGGTGGGCTTTACGTGGGCCTCGGTAATGCCGGCGCGCAAGTGCAAACCGTCTACAGCACGAGCACCGCCGGTACGACGACGCTCAATGGCTATACCCTCGGCCTTTACCTCACGCACCAGACCGTCAAGGGCGCGTATCTCGACGGCGTCGGCCAATTCACTTGGTATCAAAATATTCAGGCGCGCTCGATCCTCGGCCAAGATTTGCACTCCGAGGGCGGTGCGTATGCTTTCTCGCTCGAAGGCGGCGCGACGCCGGTTTCGCTCGGGCACGGCTACTTGCTCGAACCGCAAGCACAATTCATATACCAATATGTCTCGCTCTTGAGTGGCGCGGATGAATTCGGGCTCATCAGCTTCGCCCCGAGTAGCGCGTTGTACGGTCGACTGGGCCTGCGCCTGGCGAGAACCTGGTCCGCAAGCGCGCGCCCGGTTTCCGCGTGGGCGCGCGTCAATGTTTGGGATAGCTTCAACGCCGTTGCGAACACGACATTTGCCGATCTCGACGGCGCGAACGCCGTTACGCTGCCGACCGCGCTCGGCGGAAGCTGGGTGCAGGGCGGCGTCGGCATCAGCGCTCAGATCTCACCGAGCACCAGCATCTTCCTCACCGGAAACTATCAGCACGGTCTTGGCCAAGCGACCAGCCACGGAGTGAGCGGGTATCTCGGCGCGAGATTGAAGTGGTAG
- a CDS encoding globin family protein, with protein MRTQLTADECSLVQASFAQVDPMADRVAAMFYGRLFELNPALAPLFKIDMAVQSARFMEKLAIAVKGLDDLDGIAPFVQVLGRRHVDYGVKTNDYDTVCDALLWALEAHLGSAFGPDARAAWRAAYEVLATMMIEAGKAQAS; from the coding sequence ATGCGGACTCAACTGACCGCTGACGAATGTAGCCTGGTGCAGGCGAGTTTCGCGCAGGTCGACCCGATGGCCGATCGCGTGGCCGCGATGTTCTACGGGCGTTTGTTCGAACTAAACCCGGCACTGGCACCGCTCTTCAAGATCGACATGGCGGTGCAGAGCGCGCGTTTTATGGAGAAGCTCGCCATCGCCGTGAAAGGCCTCGACGACCTCGATGGGATCGCGCCGTTCGTGCAAGTGCTGGGGCGCCGTCACGTCGACTACGGTGTCAAAACGAACGATTACGACACGGTGTGCGACGCGCTGCTCTGGGCCCTCGAAGCGCACCTGGGATCCGCATTCGGGCCGGACGCGCGCGCGGCGTGGAGGGCCGCCTACGAGGTGCTCGCGACGATGATGATCGAGGCCGGCAAAGCGCAGGCGTCATAA
- a CDS encoding GAF domain-containing protein, with protein MNRPAVGYLLAAVTLAILALTWGSFFAPVEHTSFGVAKVADGANARVTRVVSGSSADRAGIRPGDVVDLGALNLSDRYRLQVDRSPVGTPLTVTIIGSGQPRSVTLHAQRETILPLKTDWIAATLAGATVALLIIALIVARRPSLATAALVLYGAGAGQSFPFIAEFSWIPNPLFGAVAALLNLVNAGLPICALLPFVVRFPEAPQTPAARMTARAADTIFFLAVVVIGIQMIYEPLVFLTWGGFDAWSLYIELGLVFVFAAIGYQRSSGEQRRRIAWVLIGLLVAAIGYTAFAVLDVAILGAGGFLGAPQQLGTVIQAGADVCLLLQAALPVALGYAILRHRVLDIGFALNRTLVYGVMTALVVIVVSLVDWLTNRILSEERLALAVEALVTIGFGVALNWIHSRTERLIDRVVFRARHLAEKRIEYRIGALDFASTDAFVDDAVAAEAPRILALQSAAVFRRVAGGEPFRRTAAAGWSARDASEIGEDSLLVTTLRSLERAIVLEDVAIQDDRFPQGSTAPALAIPIISQHDLIGFALFGNRRDGALPDPEEIALLVRLCRAAGGSYAMVEARRWREHAADLERSMAAMTPL; from the coding sequence ATGAACCGGCCGGCCGTCGGGTATCTCCTGGCCGCCGTGACGCTTGCGATCCTTGCGCTGACGTGGGGTTCTTTTTTCGCACCGGTCGAGCATACGAGTTTCGGCGTGGCGAAGGTTGCCGACGGCGCGAACGCGCGGGTGACGCGGGTCGTGTCCGGCTCGAGCGCGGATCGCGCGGGGATCCGTCCGGGCGACGTCGTCGACCTGGGCGCGCTCAACTTATCCGACCGCTACCGCTTGCAGGTCGACCGGTCACCGGTGGGGACGCCGCTCACCGTCACGATAATCGGCTCCGGTCAACCTCGCAGCGTTACACTGCACGCGCAGCGCGAGACGATACTTCCGCTCAAAACCGACTGGATCGCGGCAACGCTGGCCGGGGCGACGGTCGCGTTGTTGATCATCGCGCTGATCGTCGCGCGCCGCCCATCGCTTGCAACGGCTGCGCTCGTCCTCTATGGAGCCGGCGCGGGGCAAAGCTTTCCGTTCATCGCCGAGTTTTCGTGGATACCGAATCCGCTGTTCGGAGCCGTGGCGGCATTGCTCAATCTCGTGAATGCGGGACTGCCGATCTGCGCGCTCCTTCCGTTCGTCGTTCGCTTCCCCGAAGCACCGCAGACGCCGGCGGCCCGCATGACGGCTCGCGCCGCCGACACGATCTTCTTTCTTGCCGTCGTCGTCATCGGCATTCAGATGATCTACGAGCCTCTCGTATTCCTTACGTGGGGTGGATTCGACGCATGGTCGCTCTACATCGAACTCGGGCTGGTCTTCGTTTTCGCCGCGATCGGCTATCAACGCAGCAGCGGCGAGCAGCGGCGCCGGATCGCATGGGTGCTCATCGGTTTGCTCGTCGCGGCCATCGGCTATACCGCGTTCGCGGTTCTCGACGTCGCGATTCTCGGGGCGGGCGGGTTTTTGGGAGCGCCGCAACAGCTCGGCACAGTTATCCAAGCCGGCGCCGACGTCTGTTTGCTGCTGCAAGCGGCGCTGCCGGTTGCGCTCGGCTATGCGATCCTGCGCCATCGCGTCTTGGACATCGGGTTTGCACTGAATCGGACGCTGGTCTACGGCGTGATGACCGCGCTGGTCGTCATCGTCGTCAGCCTGGTCGACTGGCTGACGAACCGCATCCTCAGCGAAGAGCGGCTCGCGCTCGCGGTCGAAGCGCTGGTCACGATCGGCTTCGGCGTCGCGCTGAACTGGATTCACAGCCGCACCGAACGCCTGATCGATCGGGTGGTGTTCCGCGCGCGGCACCTCGCCGAAAAACGTATCGAGTATCGCATCGGGGCGCTCGACTTCGCGTCGACCGACGCGTTCGTCGACGATGCGGTGGCCGCCGAAGCGCCGCGCATCCTCGCCCTGCAGTCGGCGGCGGTGTTCCGCCGGGTCGCCGGCGGTGAACCGTTCCGGCGAACGGCCGCTGCTGGATGGTCGGCGCGTGACGCATCCGAGATCGGCGAGGATTCACTGCTGGTGACGACGTTACGATCGCTCGAACGCGCGATCGTCCTCGAGGACGTGGCGATCCAGGACGACCGCTTTCCGCAAGGCAGCACGGCGCCGGCGCTTGCGATCCCGATCATCTCGCAGCACGACCTGATCGGATTCGCGCTCTTCGGGAACCGCCGCGACGGCGCGCTGCCCGATCCCGAAGAAATCGCGCTGCTTGTGCGGCTCTGCCGCGCCGCCGGCGGAAGTTACGCCATGGTCGAGGCGCGGCGGTGGCGCGAGCACGCAGCCGATCTGGAACGCTCGATGGCAGCCATGACGCCCTTGTGA
- a CDS encoding helix-turn-helix transcriptional regulator — protein sequence MTARARLRPEDVGLPASRRHRPGLRREEIAELVGVSSRWYASFESGDGSRHFSTAFVQRVAAVLRLSSRERARLFELALPEAATIAHQVQAAAGRSISSAIYRQLLAEEKLREAQAELHQAQAGAGRALASAIYQRLLERVTTGRSRSRAHLAIVRKRDADSTDR from the coding sequence GTGACCGCGCGCGCTCGGCTGCGACCCGAGGACGTCGGGCTGCCGGCCTCTCGCCGCCACCGTCCGGGGCTGCGTCGCGAAGAGATCGCCGAGCTGGTCGGGGTCTCGTCGCGGTGGTACGCATCATTCGAGTCCGGTGACGGCAGCCGGCACTTTTCCACGGCGTTCGTTCAGCGCGTCGCCGCCGTTCTGCGCCTGTCCAGCCGCGAGCGCGCGCGGCTGTTCGAGCTCGCACTCCCCGAAGCGGCCACGATCGCGCACCAGGTACAGGCGGCCGCGGGGCGTTCGATCTCCTCGGCGATCTATCGCCAGCTGCTTGCCGAAGAGAAGCTCCGGGAGGCGCAAGCAGAGCTTCATCAGGCCCAGGCCGGTGCCGGGCGTGCACTGGCAAGCGCGATCTATCAGCGATTGCTGGAACGGGTCACGACCGGACGAAGCCGTTCCCGTGCGCACTTGGCCATCGTGAGAAAACGCGATGCGGACTCAACTGACCGCTGA